The stretch of DNA CGCTGGCCGAAGGCATTCAAAAGGCCATCGAGGTCTTTGCCTAACAGTTGATAGTGGGCAGTTAACAGTTGACAGTTCCAGCCAACTATCAACTGCCCACTATCAACTACCAACTAAACCATGTCTGACTTAACCGAGCTTTACCAACAGGTCATCCTTGACCACAACAAGAAACCGCGCAACTTCAAGGTGCTGGAAACGGCCACCCGCACGCAGGAAGGCTACAACCCGCTGTGCGGCGATCAACTGAAACTGTACCTTGAACTGGATGGCGAGACGGTCAAAGACATCGCCTTTCAAGGCCAGGGTTGCGCCATTTCCAAAGCCTCGGCCTCGATGATGACGACCGCCATCAAGGGTAAAACCAAGGCCGAAGCCGAAGTGATGTTTGACGAATTCCACCGTATGGTGAAAGGCGAGCTTGACCCTGAAGCGGGCGAGAACCACCTGGGCCGCCTGAAAATCTTCGCCGGGGTGCGCGAATTCCCGGCCCGCGTCAAATGCGCCAGCTTATCCTGGCATACCTTACGCGCGGCGTTGGAAGGCAGTCACGATGCCGTTTCTACCGAGTAACCAGCCTATTCCCACCTCACCCAGCCTTGCCTTTGACCGTCTTTCGGCAGGTGAACTTACCTTTTCGTTGCGGGCTGACCGGCGCGCTTGTCTTCCATCAAACCCTCGCCTATAGTGCGCGCGTCAATCAGCGAGCTTTCAGCAGTAGCTATTACATTTGCCTCGTAACTTGATAAGAATCGTAAGCAGCAACTCTGAGGACAGGCCATGTTGTCCACACGTAAAATCACACCGGGACAAAAAGGCGCCAAGCGGCTCCACGAGCAGTATGGCGAGCGGCTGTACTGTATGCGTTACCGGTATGATCACCAATTACGGAAACGTTATAAAACCGTTGAACTGATCGTCGAAGAAACGGCTTGGACGCCGCCACCACCGCGCTACACGCCCGCCACGCTCGTCGGCGTGCGGGTTGAATTTGCTGAGGCTGAGTTGCAGCGCCAGGTCAAACAAGCTGGCGGTAAATGGAACCCAGCCCGCAAGCTTTGGGAGTTACGCTACGATCAGGCTTGTAAGTTGAGGCTGAAAAGTAGAATTCAAAAACCTGTGGTTTCTGATAACACAAACCGCTAAGGTTTCTGATAACACAAACTCACTGGTTTCTGATAACACAAACAAGTTTCTGATAGCTCAAACAAGTTT from Acidobacteriota bacterium encodes:
- a CDS encoding SUF system NifU family Fe-S cluster assembly protein — translated: MSDLTELYQQVILDHNKKPRNFKVLETATRTQEGYNPLCGDQLKLYLELDGETVKDIAFQGQGCAISKASASMMTTAIKGKTKAEAEVMFDEFHRMVKGELDPEAGENHLGRLKIFAGVREFPARVKCASLSWHTLRAALEGSHDAVSTE